From a single Rutidosis leptorrhynchoides isolate AG116_Rl617_1_P2 chromosome 5, CSIRO_AGI_Rlap_v1, whole genome shotgun sequence genomic region:
- the LOC139848589 gene encoding uncharacterized protein produces the protein MEEERAAAYYEELTRKGGGAARFKQGLGFSSSSPAGDGNRNDAVPARGSAIPSSSSFLSSFVKASSPSNSSDVVQKQVQIESIQNKLKKKPNSSSSSRVSDRSDRDYRDRDRNNRDRDRDRDVDRDRDRYRDRDRDKYRDRDRDRDRDRDRGRRERSRSVSPRRYRSSEKRRDDDDRKPKKEKPGGVDYVKLIQGYDKMSPAERVKAKMKLQLSATAKQDEANGMGSGWERFNFDKDAPIDDEEIEAGDDDVDLVKHIGQTFRFSAVEAKREEKIKATHDEAMFGSASFASHVDTDSETEGNDHTRESPEAAPVASLISDQARSLQQGSWRDRIRKA, from the exons ATGGAGGAAGAGAGAGCAGCAGCGTACTACGAAGAGCTCACTCGTAAAGGCGGTGGAGCCGCCCGTTTCAAGCAAGGTCTCGGATTCTCATCTTCTTCCCCCGCCGGCGACGGAAACCGTAACGACGCCGTTCCGGCCAGAGGCTCAGCTATTCCGTCGTCTTCTTCGTTCCTCAGCAGCTTCGTCAAAGCTTCGAGTCCTTCCAATTCATCTGATGTTGTTCAGAAACAAGTGCAAATTGAATCGATTCAAAATAAGCTTAAGAAAAAACCTAATTCTTCTTCTTCGTCTAGGGTTTCAGATCGTAGCGATAGAGATTACAGAGATAGAGATAGAAATAATAGAgacagagatagagatagagacgtAGACAGAGATAGAGAcagatatagagatagagatagagataaatatagagatagagatagagacagAGACAGAGATAGAGATCGGGGAAGAAGGGAGAGGAGTAGAAGTGTATCGCCGCGACGGTATCGGAGTTCGGAGAAGAGGAGGGATGATGATGATAGGAAGCCTAAAAAGGAGAAACCTGGTGGAGTTGATTATGTGAAATTGATTCAAGGATATGATAAGATG TCACCAGCTGAAAGGGTGAAAGCTAAGATGAAACTACAGCTTTCTGCTACGG CTAAACAGGATGAAGCAAATGGAATGGGCTCTGGATGGGAGAGGTTTAACTTTGACAAAGATGCCCCTATTGATGATGAAGAGATTGAAG CTGGAGACGATGATGTAGATTTAGTGAAGCACATTGGCCAAACTTTTCGCTTTTCTGCTGTGGAG GCCAAAAGAGAGGAGAAGATTAAGGCTACCCATGATGAGGCTATGTTTGGAAGTGCATCTTTTGCATCACATGTTGATACCGACAGTGAAACAGAAGGAAACGATCACACAAGAGAAAGCCCTGAAGCTGCTCCCGTTGCAAGTCTCATAAGCGATCAG